A genomic stretch from Penicillium digitatum chromosome 4, complete sequence includes:
- a CDS encoding Sugar transporter, putative, with protein MPRFLGLRGNSLNIVAILGVLMPGVLTVGYNASLLGGVLTLKNFEEQFPEMNIATANSKSHASTIQGLIVASYTIGGFFGTLSCIWLGDRYGRRRTIMAGSVAQIFGAILMASAGSIAQLATSRVIVGFGTGVLLATIPLWQSEISAAKKRGAHVGMKGIFTSLGCAIALFLDFGVSFAPGSVAWRFPFAFVVLLSVAVLGFICLLPESPRWLIRQGRLSEACEVLAALDDTCVDDQAVEAKIKDVQKSLDLCEEKSPGQIFHMGPQRTFHRAMIAALVMLFLQLSGSTVITFYTTAIFEKNLSLGNSTSTVLAAVYQLVGPIGGTFCVFKIDGLGRRVLLLGSAIGNVVCLALVAGLGSQTDNPPAMRSAVFFIFLFHFSYTIGFGAIPYIYAAEIAPLHLRTTINSFSISISWAVSIVLTAVTPIAFNSMGQTYFVIFAGCNAMMIPMIYYLFPETAGRSLEEMDKIFILSGSLLEPVRIARLLQHGESLDLPEKEVDPNLKCPELQLREVYSPGSLS; from the exons ATGCCACGCTTTCTCGGCCTTCGGGGCAACAGCCTCAATATCGTGGCCATTCTAGGGGTTCTCATGCCTGGAGTCCTCACTGTAGGCTACAATGCATCACTACTCGGGGGTGTCTTGACACTGAAGAACTTCGAAGAACAATTCCCCGAAATGAATATTGCCACTGCCAATAGTAAATCACACGCGTCAACAATCCAAGGCCTGATTGTGGCCTCTTACACCATAGGGGGGTTTTTCGGAACTCTCTCCTGTATTTGGCTGGGTGACAGATATGGCCGCCGCCGTACAATCATGGCAGGCTCAGTCGCCCAAATCTTTGGTGCTATCTTGATGGCTAGCGCAGGCTCTATCGCTCAACTCGCGACATCTCGAGTCATTGTTGGTTTCGGCACTGGTGTCCTATTGGCTACAATTCCGCTTTGGCAATCGGAGATATCGGCTGCCAAGAAGCGTGGCGCTCACGTCGGCATGAAGGGAATTTTCACCAGTTTGGGGTGTGCCATTGCCCTTTTTCTCGACTTTGGAGTGTCCTTTGCCCCTGGCAGCGTCGCCTGGAGATTTCCTTTTGCCTTTGTGGTGCTACTTTCGGTCGCCGTTTTGGGGTTTATCTGTCTGTTACCCGAATCCCCCCGGTGGCTGATCCGACAAGGCCGGCTCTCTGAGGCTTGTGAAGTTCTGGCAGCTCTCGACGATACATGTGTTGATGATCAAGCTGTGGAAGCGAAAATCAAAGATGTCCAAAAATCCCTAGACTTGTGTGAGGAAAAGTCTCCGGGACAAATCTTTCACATGGGCCCCCAAAGGACTTTCCACCGAGCTATGATTGCTGCTTTGGTGATGTTGTTCTTGCAACTTAGCGGCTCTACGGTCATTACATTTTACA CAACTGCAATCTTCGAAAAAAACCTCTCACTGGGTAATTCAACATCCACAGTCTTGGCAGCAGTCTATCAACTAGTCGGTCCCATCGGCGGGACCTTCTGTGTTTTCAAAATTGACGGACTTGGTCGTCGCGTCTTGCTTTTAGGTAGCGCAATCGGGAATGTCGTTTGTCTGGCTTTAGTAGCTGGCCTCGGGAGCCAAACTGACAACCCACCTGCAATGCGCAGTGCTGTTTTCTTCATTTTCCTGTTCCATTTCAGCTACACCATCGGATTTGGCGCAATACCCTATATCTACGCCGCGGAGATTGCGCCTTTGCATCTTCGTACGACGATCAACAGCTTTAGCATCAGCATATCCTGGGCGGTCAGCATTGTACTCACTGCCGTCACTCCCATTGCATTCAACAGCATGGGACAGACATACTTTGTCATTTTTGCCGGCTGCAATGCAATGATGATACCCATGATCTACTATCTGTTTCCCGAAACTGCTGGGCGCAGTCTCGAGGAAATGGATAAGATCTTCATTCTTTCGGGGAGTCTCTTGGAACCTGTCAGAATTGCTCGGCTTCTTCAACACGGAGAATCCCTTGACCTGCCGGAGAAGGAGGTCGATCCAAACCTGAAGTGCCCGGAGCTTCAACTTCGCGAGGTATATTCGCCTGGATCCCTTTCCTAA
- a CDS encoding Glycosyl transferase, family 25 produces the protein MIARRKALHMAAAVALTAYIFCTVLIRTFGDKAWSVSLPKLDLSRNYMADSVFEHIQNNTLGFEHIYAISMKERTDKRDFLTLAASVSGFKVEWLDGVRPDELHPKAMPDGLDPSQIKPTVVACWRAHMNALINVISNDYSTALILEDDADWDVSLKSQLGEFARGLHALQGTKFVSKEAPYGMDWDLLWIGGCASGPNANETSFYAIPMDPTVPRVHHRATWGGPTKKWKEQYPELAEDSTRFIYRADMGCCMFGYAVTTKGARKIVSALSVDHLNKPVDNALSELCAGANGRHKIECWAPFPNLIGTYRKAGSASRDSDIESNNAAEFHEELAWNMVYSTRRNIHQLVSGGETVYSQWKDEEVPWSRKAIKHREFAYPSGYLVK, from the exons ATGATCGCTAGGAGAAAGGCCCTTCACATGGCCGCGGCGGTAGCTCTTACTGCTTACATTTTCTGCACGGTTCTTATCAGAACTTTTGGAGATAAAGCATGGTCTGTCTCGCTCCCTAAACTCGACCTCTCTCGAAACTACATGGCCGACAGTGTCTTTGAACACATCCAGAACAACACTCTTGGG TTTGAGCATATCTATGCTATCAGTATGAAAGAGCGGACTGACAAGCGCGATTTCCTGACACTAGCAGCCTCGGTATCGGGGTTCAAGGTGGAATGGCTCGATGGAGTGCGACCGGATGAACTACATCCCAAAGCCATGCCTGAT GGACTGGACCCCTCACAGATTAAGCCAACTGTTGTGGCATGTTGGCGCGCACACATGAATGCATTGATCAA CGTCATAAGTAATGACTATTCAACTGCTTTGATTTTGGAAGATGACGCAGACTGGGACGTGAGCCTTAAATCCCAGCTGGGGGAATTTGCGCGCGGACTGCACGCTTTGCAAGGAACTAAATTTGTGTCCAAGGAAGCACCTTACGGAATGGACTGGGATCTCCTCTGGATTGGCGGATGTGCCTCGGGCCCGAACGCCAACGAAACAAGCTTCTACGCTATCCCAATGGACCCCACAGTTCCGAGGGTCCACCACCGAGCCACCTGGGGCGGACCCACTAAAAAGTGGAAGGAACAATATCCAGAACTGGCCGAGGACTCGACGCGGTTTATCTATCGCGCTGACATGGGCTGCTGCATGTTCGGGTATGCAGTTACGACCAAGGGTGCCAGGAAGATTGTTTCCGCCCTTTCCGTCGATCATTTGAATAAGCCAGTAGATAATGCCCTGAGTGAGTTGTGCGCGGGGGCTAACGGGCGTCACAAGATTGAGTGCTGGGCCCCCTTTCCCAATTTGATTGGGACATATCGAAAGGCCGGATCGGCTTCCCGGGATTCAGATATCGAGAGCAACAATGCGGCTGAATTTCACGAAGAGCTAGCTTGGAATATGGTATACAGTACCCGGCGTAATATCCATCAATTGGTCAGTGGTGGGGAAACCGTTTACTCACAATggaaggatgaagaagtgcCATGGTCAAGGAAAGCGATAAAGCACCGGGAGTTTGCTTATCCTAGTGGATATCTTGTCAAATAA
- a CDS encoding Sucrose/H+ symporter, plant produces MGIVDYFSRPRGHQEHGGDEIPTTNSPKVVEPKIISSPDFSGAVTPAQMLPSPVGSEDALIFEKIPHQFGRLGSWKGSLILLVTSGSQFLDNVFMTSANIALSSIQRDFGVSSTDLQWMISAYTLSFGGFLLLAGALSDRYGRKKILCLGLAWLSVWTLAIGFGQSFIQLTVFRGIQGIGASMTVPSAIGIISSYFSGVDRTRALSIYGASGTLGFCTGLIFGGFLTSSLGWRYIFYLIVVITGSLGILGFLVLPGDVPSETKHERMDYVGAVMSTAGLILLQFVLSSGGTYGWDQPFIIVLLILAVGLLVGFTIFEKYVSNPIMPLSLWKIRNFAGLWVIGFTGYGTYQNVIYYIVLLAQEVDKLSAGDTAIRFLPMGAIGFIVSLGTGKLLEIMNGKHLLIAGLVLAVVAPISSALTSNPEAGFWLNVLPTSLISISSVSFIFVTTSTVVLTSVPVEVKSLAGGMLNTAFQIGSGVALAISAAVTDAVDIQQGHGFAKQYATGLWCSVGLAGLGLIIGLFAVRHKGIGPQDRLGAGPVAI; encoded by the exons ATGGGTATTGTTGACTACTTTAGTCGACCACGTGGCCATCAGGAACATGGTGGTGATGAAATACCCACTACAAACTCCCCGAAAGTTGTCGAGCCGAAGATAATCTCGAGTCCGGACTTTTCCGGCGCTGTGACGCCTGCGCAAATGCTCCCTTCCCCGGTTGGAAGTGAGGATGCTCTTATTTTCGAGAAGATCCCGCATCAGTTCGGCCGCCTGGGTTCTTGGAAAGGGTCTTTGATCTTGCTGGTCACCTCCGGCTCTCAGTTTCTAGACAATGTATTCATGACAAGCGCCAACATTGCTCTGTCCTCCATTCAACGGGATTTTGGTGTGTCCAGTACAGACTTACAATGGATGATCTCTGCATACACTTTGTCATTTGGTGGCTTCCTTTTATTAGCCGGTGCTTTGTCTGATCG GTatggaagaaagaagattCTGTGTCTGGGTCTTGCCTGGCTTTCAGTGTGGACTCTAGCCATTGGATTCGGGCAGTCGTTTATTCAACTTACGGTTTTCCGTGGCATTCAAGGAATTGGAGCTTCGATGACTGTACCATCTGCTATTGGAATCATCAGCTCCTATTTCAGTGGTGTTGATCGCACCCGTGCACTGTCAATCTATGGAGCCTCGGGAACCCTGGGATTCTGCACCGGTCTCATCTTTGGTGGTTTCTTGACCTCTTCGCTGGGCTGGAGATATATATTCTACCTGATTGTTGTCATAACTGGGTCCTTGGGAATCCTAGGGTTTCTTGTCCTCCCAGGCGATGTTCCTTCCGAAACGAAGCACGAAAGAATGGACTACGTTGGTGCAGTGATGTCTACAGCTGGTCTAATCCTACTTCAATTCGTCCTTTCCAGTGGTGGAACCTACGGCTGGGACCAGCCATTCATAATTGTCCTACTGATTCTGGCGGTCGGTCTTCTAGTTGGGTTCACAATCTTCGAGAAGTACGTCAGCAACCCTATCATGCCACTTTCTTTGTGGAAGATTCGCAATTTCGCCGGTCTCTGGGTTATTGGCTTCA CTGGCTATGGCACCTACCAGAACGTTATTTACTACATCGTCCTTCTGGCACAGGAAGTGGACAAACTTTCCGCTGGGGATACCGCAATTCGCTTCTTGCCTATGGGAGCCATTGGCTTCATTGTTTCTCTTGGAAcaggaaagcttcttgaaATCATGAACGGAAAGCACCTCCTCATTGCCGGGCTGGTCCTGGCTGTAGTCGCCCCCATCTCAAGTGCTTTGACTTCCAATCCTGAGGCAGGCTT TTGGCTCAACGTTCTCCCCACGTCGCTCATCAGTATCTCATCTGTTTCTTTCATCTTTGTTACGACGAGCACTGTGGTACTCACAAGTGTACCGGTCGAAGTCAAGAGTTTGGCTGGCGGAATG CTCAACACTGCATTCCAAATTGGCTCTGGTGTCGCATTGGCTATCTCAGCGGCCGTTACCGATGCTGTCGACATCCAGCAAGGACATGGTTTTGCTAAGCAATATGCTACTGGTCTCTGGTGCTCAGTTGGTCTAGCCGGACTAGGCCTTATAATCGGTTTGTTTGCGGTCCGACACAAAGGTATCGGACCTCAAGATAGATTGGGTGCCGGCCCAGTTGCTATCTAA